The genomic stretch GGAGGAGTCTCCCCGGACGCAGTGCTACCAGCTGCGGGACCGGCGCGCCGGCCGGGACAGCGCGGAGGACGCGCGGGAGCACAAGAAGCTGTGGAACATGGACGGCGGCGCCGGCCCCAGCAAGTGGAGCGGCGGCTTCTCGCTCCAGCtctccaaggaggagatcgacgaCGACTTCCTCGCCATGACCGGCCGGAAGCCGCCGCGCCGGCACAGGAGGCGGCCCAAGAGCGTCCAGCGCCAAATCGACGTGCGTAAGCAAGACGCGCGCCCCCGAAGCAGCCAGCGCTAATCCCAAAAAATCCTCGATCGCCTTCGCGAATTCCTCTTCCAGTTCCTTCGATTACTGACTAGTTCGTGATTTCTTCCTCTCTTCTCCTGCAGGCGCTCTGCCCCGGCAAGTCGCTTCCGGAGGTGAACCGCGATCGCTACAAGGTGAACGAGGTAAGCACTAAAAGATCGATCTTTGATCTAGTATCTACCCCTTGCTTTGGGCGCTGA from Lolium rigidum isolate FL_2022 chromosome 4, APGP_CSIRO_Lrig_0.1, whole genome shotgun sequence encodes the following:
- the LOC124648339 gene encoding uncharacterized protein LOC124648339 → MESSPAAAGAMQVASPAPPSRSRDSRLLGVFDLPASWGYRKPMAFCRDHDAPPPPPPPPADAQQPNNSSRSPAKGAAPEESPRTQCYQLRDRRAGRDSAEDAREHKKLWNMDGGAGPSKWSGGFSLQLSKEEIDDDFLAMTGRKPPRRHRRRPKSVQRQIDALCPGKSLPEVNRDRYKVNEKGGF